TGCTTGACGCATCTATCGGGTAAATGACTAAAACTCTCAGTAGTCGCGAGAGATTAAGTCCTCGGGAGCAAAAGCTTGTGGATTTAGTCTCATCTCAGAAACAAAGCGATGAATCAAGTCAAACTACTACCAGCAAATCTGTTGCGGAATCAATGCTGCAACCACCCGTAGGTGGATTGCAAATTGTTCATGCAACAACAGGGCGCGTGCGAATCCGTGCTACTGACGGTAGTCATAACTCAATACTTGATACCATCTCTCAATATTTACAAAAGCAAGATGGGGTGAGGGAAGTTTTCGTCAATCAGCAAACGGGCAGTTTGAGCGTTAACTTTGATGAAAATAGACTGTCCTTACCCCAGATGTTGGAGATACTCCAGCAATATGGCATACAGCAGTTGCAAGTTTCGCCTCAGGTAGAAAGCAAAAAAGACCCCTTTGCCGTGTGGAAATCTGCTGATTTTTGGAAGGAGCAGGGCATTTCGTTTATTCCCTTATTTACGGGGTTAGCAGTGACTGGGGGGCTAGGAATCAGCGGTTTGGCATCGATCCCAGTTTACCTGGTTACAGCAAATGCCACGCGTCGCTTCATTGACGAACTCCAACTGTCAGCATCAGAAACGAGCGTAGCCCCTGCTTCCCAAGAAGCAAAGAGCGATCAGAAATCTGCAATAAAACGCAACAAAACTGACCAACCTTCCTTATCAAAAGTGGAGCAGAAATCTGCCGAAGCCGCAGCACATGCAAAAATTGCCTATAGCGTTGTTCATGCCATTCCAGGACGTATCAGGTTGAATGTGCCTCGAGTTGCAGGCGATCGCGCCTACGCACGAAGACTCGAAAGGTTACTGAAAAGAGAACCCCAAGTGACAAACATACGTGTCAATTGTGATGCGGCATCAGTTGCTATTACCTATGGATCAGGTGAGATCCCAGTATCCCATTGGGTTAGTCTGATGCAGTTGGCAGACAAAACAATCCCGCAAACAAATCCCATAAAGACAACAACAGAGAAGCCACTTCCACAGCCAGTTCATCAGCTTGTAGAACCAGCAGAATCAACAACGGCAAAAGAGCAACCCACAGTGGAAACACCCAGTAGATGGTCTCATTTCAAGTCTTCGGCTCTCGGTACGGCTTTATCCTTTATGGCGAACTTTCCCTTAGACCCGGTTCCAGACTGAGGAACACTGGAGGACAAAAATGGCTGGTTCAACATCACAGGTACTGCATCTAAAGACAAAATCTCAGAAAATCGTAGAGGAAGAAACTAGTCATCTAGCAGCAAAGCCACACTCTGCGGTCATTTACAGCATGACTCATGCGCTTCCAACAAGAGTGGGATTTTGCGTTCCTCGGATATCCCATGATCCCGGATATATGCAGCGCTTACAGGCTTTGCTTGCTTATGAGCCTTGGGTCATCATTCAGGAAGTCAATCGCATGGCAGGGTCTATTGTCATTACCTACGAATCTGGGATCATGTCAGATTCTGAAATGCGCCTGTATTTGGCTAGTCTGATTCAATCTGCTAGCAACGTAGAACAGACAAAACCAGCAACTCAAAAGCCAATAGCTAACGCCTCTTTATCTCAAAGAGCCACTCATCCAAGTGTTGCACAAGACAAAGAGGATGGTTATGAAACTGTGCATGTGGGTGTCTCCTCTGATCCCCGATCAGTTGGGATGGGAGTATCCTTGGAATCTAAATCAGAGAGGGCTGGAAAGAAGCCCACTCCAACAAGCCAGTCCAATCATTATCTTGAAAAGACTCATCAAAGCGCAAAGCAACCAGCAACAGTAGTATATAGCATTGCTCATGCAATTCCTGGACGAGTGCGTTTCCGCGTGCCTCGAATAGCCAAAGACTCAAAATATGTCCAACGGTTGGAGGCGTTGCTCAAAGCAGATCCTGTAGTCACAGGTGATCGCCCTGAAGGGGCGATCACTTTGCGCTATCGCGTTAATAACGCGGCAGCCTCAATTGTTATTACCTACAAGTCTGAAGCAATGCCCAATTCCCAAAAGCGTTCTTTGAGCCTTTTAGAACAAGCCATATCATATTTATCCAGTCTGATTCAATCTGCTGCTAGCGATACTCTAGTTCCCATAAGTTAACCAGAAGATAGGCAAGCCCTTCCTTGGAAGTAGGGTATCTGGGTGTTCGGTAATAGGGTAGTTTTAGACTTCCCCTACCTTCTTAATGCACCCTATCGGTCTCTCGTTGAGCAGGCTTTTGAAAATCCAATTTGAACAATTTTTGTATGAGAGAGAAGAAATGGCAGAACTTAGTGTGCAATTATCACCTTCCGGAGGTCATGTTTCCCAAGTAGCTGTAGCGGCAAAAAATGGGAAAATTTCTTTAGTGGAGAGCAATGGACACTTACAGGTTCAGTCTCCCAAAGTTCCATACAGCCTTGTGCATACGATTCCGGGAAGGATGAGGTTGCGCGTACCTCGCTTGCGTTATGATGCCGACTATGCACAGCGCCTGCAAGTCTTGTTGGAGGCTGACACTGTTGTGACAAGTGTCCGTATTAAGCCTGTGGCGGCGTCAGTGACTGTGACGTATAAATCCAGCAAAGCTTCAGATGCTAAGATGCGATCGCATCTGGGCTATTTGATTGAAGCTGCTAGTGAAGTTATCGTTCTCAAACCCTCCAAGCCACAACCCGCCTCGGATACAGAAGAACAATCTTGGCCAGGGATGCAACTTTCGGCTCTAGCGACGGCTTTAGCTGTTTTGGGTGGACCATTAGGATTGACTATTCCGCCTGTAATGGTTGCGGGAAGCATAGCCCTTGCCACTTTGCCCGTTGTCAAACGAGCTTGGGAGGGGATCTGGGTTGAGCGAAAACTCAATATTGACTTTCTGGATTTTATGGCAATAGCTATTACCACAGTCCAGGGTCAATTTCTCACGCCGGCGCTGATGCTAAGTTTAATTGAAGTTGGCGAAAATATACGCGATCGCACGGCTCGTTCTTCGGCAAAACAAACTCTGGATCTGCTCAGTTCCCTCGGACAGTTCGTCTGGGTTGAACGTGATGGTGAAAAGGTGCAAATTCCTATTCAAGACGTGCAACGAGGGGATACGGTAATTGTTTACCCTGGCGAACAAGTCCCGATTGACGGTACTATCGTGCGGGGTAAAGCACTGCTGGATGAGCAAAAACTGACTGGTGAGTCAATGCCGGTGTTAAAGAAAAAGGGACAAACCGTTTATGCTTCAACTCTCGTAAGAGAGGGACGAGTTTATATTTTAGCGGAACGCTTAGGTAACGATACCTGTGCCGGACAAAGCATCAAGTTAATGCAAGAAGCTCCTGTCCATGATACCCGTATGGAAAACCATGCCCTGAATATTGCTCAAAAAGCAGTCCTGCCAACATTGCTACTTGGCGGGGCAGTATTTGCCACAACCCGTAACCCAGCACGAGCAGCCAGCGTCTTCACTCTCGACTTTGCCACTGGTATTCGTGTATCAGTTCCAACAACGGTTTTGGCAGCACTCACCTATGCAGCGCGGCGCGGTGTTCTCATCCGTAGCGGACGAGCGTTAGAAAAACTCGCAGAGGTTGATACCATTGTCTTTGATAAGACAGGCACACTGACTAAAGGTGAAGTGGCTGTTGTTGGTGTTGAAAGTCTTAATACAACCTCAACAACACGAGTGCTGGAACTAGCGGCTGCTGCTGAACAACGTTTGACTCACCCAGTGGCAGAGGCAATTGTACGCTATGCCCAAACACAGCGAATCGAAGTTTTGTCCCGTAGCAAATGGGACTATCAACTTGGCTTGGGTGTTCGAGCACAAATTGACGGCGAGACTGTTTATGTAGGTAGCGAGCGCTTTCTGCGTACTGAAGGCGTTGCGATGGATCTTAATGGACACCAAAAGCAGGCAACTTCAGTCATTTATGTCGCTAGCAATGGTCAACTTCAAGGTAGAATAGAGTATAGTGACATACTCCGTCCAGAAAGTCGAGAAGTTATCACAGCGCTGTTGACAGTCGAAGGTGTGGAAGTCCACATGCTCACTGGGGATAACAGGCGGACTGCTAGTGCTGTTGCTGCTGAATTAGGAATTCCTCCGACGCATACCCACGCAGAAGCTTTTCCTGAGCAGAAAGCAACGGTTGTCCAAAAGCTGCACGAACAAGGCAAGACAGTTGCATTTGTTGGCGATGGGATCAATGATTCGCCGGCTTTAGCTTATGCTGATGTTTCCGTTTCCTTCGCTAACGGTTCTGACATTG
The sequence above is a segment of the Mastigocladopsis repens PCC 10914 genome. Coding sequences within it:
- a CDS encoding heavy metal translocating P-type ATPase — its product is MAELSVQLSPSGGHVSQVAVAAKNGKISLVESNGHLQVQSPKVPYSLVHTIPGRMRLRVPRLRYDADYAQRLQVLLEADTVVTSVRIKPVAASVTVTYKSSKASDAKMRSHLGYLIEAASEVIVLKPSKPQPASDTEEQSWPGMQLSALATALAVLGGPLGLTIPPVMVAGSIALATLPVVKRAWEGIWVERKLNIDFLDFMAIAITTVQGQFLTPALMLSLIEVGENIRDRTARSSAKQTLDLLSSLGQFVWVERDGEKVQIPIQDVQRGDTVIVYPGEQVPIDGTIVRGKALLDEQKLTGESMPVLKKKGQTVYASTLVREGRVYILAERLGNDTCAGQSIKLMQEAPVHDTRMENHALNIAQKAVLPTLLLGGAVFATTRNPARAASVFTLDFATGIRVSVPTTVLAALTYAARRGVLIRSGRALEKLAEVDTIVFDKTGTLTKGEVAVVGVESLNTTSTTRVLELAAAAEQRLTHPVAEAIVRYAQTQRIEVLSRSKWDYQLGLGVRAQIDGETVYVGSERFLRTEGVAMDLNGHQKQATSVIYVASNGQLQGRIEYSDILRPESREVITALLTVEGVEVHMLTGDNRRTASAVAAELGIPPTHTHAEAFPEQKATVVQKLHEQGKTVAFVGDGINDSPALAYADVSVSFANGSDIARETADVVLMQNDLHGLLEAIEIARKARQLIRQNTGLIAIPNIGALLIAVLFGLNPLAATVVNNGSTVVAGVNGLRPILKSRKRKTLPSVG
- a CDS encoding HMA2 domain-containing protein — translated: MTKTLSSRERLSPREQKLVDLVSSQKQSDESSQTTTSKSVAESMLQPPVGGLQIVHATTGRVRIRATDGSHNSILDTISQYLQKQDGVREVFVNQQTGSLSVNFDENRLSLPQMLEILQQYGIQQLQVSPQVESKKDPFAVWKSADFWKEQGISFIPLFTGLAVTGGLGISGLASIPVYLVTANATRRFIDELQLSASETSVAPASQEAKSDQKSAIKRNKTDQPSLSKVEQKSAEAAAHAKIAYSVVHAIPGRIRLNVPRVAGDRAYARRLERLLKREPQVTNIRVNCDAASVAITYGSGEIPVSHWVSLMQLADKTIPQTNPIKTTTEKPLPQPVHQLVEPAESTTAKEQPTVETPSRWSHFKSSALGTALSFMANFPLDPVPD